Proteins from one Athene noctua chromosome 20, bAthNoc1.hap1.1, whole genome shotgun sequence genomic window:
- the LOC141968565 gene encoding ectonucleoside triphosphate diphosphohydrolase 8-like, with protein MFANKKHFTSAIVGALVALSIIALVLSLVRIEDVTLPPTVKYGMVFDAGSSHTSLFVYEWDSDKENDTGVVSQNLSCDVQGQGISSYANDPPKAGDSLRECLDKAMKVVPAGKQRDVPAYLGATAGMRLLREQNSSAADQVLAEVTKTMQEYPVAFKGAQILTGEDEGAYGWITINYLLDSFTKYSPKAHTWVRPEAANIFGALDLGGASTQISFMPENSVMNWNVTSKFTLYGYSYNIYTHSYLCYGQNEMLKRLAKELIAESSSSTQVDHPCYPKDYNETVSLSSFRTSPCTNQSDPRLILGDRNVTLEGRGNASGCLAAIKKLFNFSACGQRQDCTFDGVYQPPVRGQFIAFSAFYYNFKFLNLTKGQSLATVRETIEHFCTRSWENLSSSYPKENPERLPKYCANANYILTLLLDAYKFNETSWNNIFFRMKAGSADVGWTLGYMLNLTNMIPAEPPAQVKGHIPSLWAAAITFIILTLALGLAALLLLLWV; from the exons ATGTTTGCTAACAAGAAGCACTTCACCAGCGCCATTGTTGGGGCACTGGTCGCACTCTCCATCATTGCCCTTGTTCTCAGCCTGGTGAGGATTGAAGATGTCACCCTGCCACCCACAGTCAAG tatGGGATGGTGTTTGACGCAGGCTCATCCCACACCTCCCTGTTTGTCTACGAGTGGGATTCAGACAAGGAGAACGACACCGGCGTGGTCAGCCAGAACTTGTCCTGTGATGTCCAGG GGCAAGGCATATCAAGCTATGCCAATGATCCCCCGAAAGCTGGTGATTCCCTAAGGGAGTGCCTGGATAAAGCCATGAAGGTTGTTCCTGCTGGAAAACAGAGGGATGTCCCGGCTTATCTTGGAGCAACAGCAGGCATGAGGCTACTGAG GGAACAGAACAGCTCAGCAGCAGATCAAGTCCTGGCGGAAGTTACTAAGACCATGCAAGAGTACCCCGTGGCTTTCAAAGGGGCTCAGATCCTTACAGGAGAGGATGAGGGGGCTTATGGCTGGATCACCATCAACTACCTGCTAGACTCCTTCACTAAG TACTCCCCCAAAGCACACACGTGGGTTCGTCCAGAGGCAGCCAACATTTTTGGGGCACTGGATCTTGGAGGAGCATCCACTCAGATCAGCTTTATGCCTGAAAATTCAGTCATGAATTGGAACGTAACCTCCAAGTTCACATTGTACGGGTATAGCTACAACATCTACACACACAGCTACCTCTGCTACGGACAGAATGAGATGCTGAAGCGACTGGCAAAGGAATTAATTGCG GAGTCATCCTCCAGCACGCAAGTCGATCACCCTTGCTACCCAAAAGACTACAATGAAACCGTCTCGCTGTCTTCCTTCCGCACCAGCCCCTGCACGAACCAGAGTGACCCACGCCTGATCCTCGGTGACAGGAACGTGACCCTGGAGGGCAGGGGCAATGCCAGTGGGTGCCTGGCTGCCATCAAGAAGCTGTTCAACTTCTCGGCATGTGGCCAGCGCCAGGACTGCACCTTTGACGGCGTCTACCAGCCCCCGGTCAGAGGGCAGTTCATT GCCTTCTCTGCCTTTTACTATAACTTCAAGTTTCTCAACCTGACCAAGGGGCAATCGCTGGCCACTGTCAGGGAGACCATCGAGCATTtctgcacaagaagctgggaaaat CTGTCTTCTAGCTACCCTAAAGAGAATCCTGAACGACTGCCTAAATACTGCGCCAATGCCAACTACATCCTCACACTCCTCCTCGACGCCTACAAGTTCAATGAGACCAGCTGGAACAACATCTTCTTTCGGATGAAG GCAGGGAGTGCCGATGTCGGCTGGACGCTGGGCTACATGCTGAACCTCACCAACATGATCCCAGCAGAGCCTCCAGCACAGGTGAAGGGGCACATTCCTTCCCTGTGGGCTGCGGCCATCACCTTCATCATCCTCACCCTTGCCTTGGGGcttgctgccctgctcctgctcttgtGGGTGTAG